Proteins encoded within one genomic window of Candidatus Hepatoplasma crinochetorum Av:
- a CDS encoding putative manganese transporter yields the protein MNELMQILIDSTDTTIIDIMVWVSLSLILFEMINIFTKDRFYSAIEHTKKAQPFLGALLGSFPGCSGPIIVTNLYNKEKVTFGTLCASFIATFGDAAFVYLANDWLFFIQLLIVSFIVGIMMGYMIDFTPWGKRLSKWLKKGTKEPPVYGIDIQKTKEITPEYFLIIDRYIMPLFFFSFLLFVFPETIYIVSGHVDDQGVIITNLWGSGFEKYIEITEYIVFAMVIFFLVYYFIRKYYFKKYSDYRLRENQTKERYCGKGQVCVIAKHHYKSLKNEMYNVYYDSFVDSMFIMLWVFVGVTIFTFLYDPFQDAWNSFFMLGGGAVSVLIGVLIGMIPGCGPQIAFANIFFQSNGAISRSAVMANSINQDGDAEFPLMTTNKKTFFTMGLLHSIPALIVGFAFLPWYG from the coding sequence ATGAATGAATTAATGCAAATATTGATTGATTCTACTGATACAACTATAATCGATATAATGGTTTGAGTTTCACTTTCTCTTATTTTGTTTGAAATGATTAATATTTTCACAAAAGATAGATTTTATAGTGCGATTGAACATACAAAAAAAGCTCAACCTTTTTTAGGAGCTTTATTAGGATCTTTTCCTGGTTGTTCGGGACCAATCATTGTAACAAATCTTTATAATAAAGAGAAAGTAACATTTGGAACCTTATGTGCTTCTTTTATTGCAACATTTGGAGATGCGGCTTTTGTTTATCTTGCAAATGATTGATTATTTTTTATACAATTATTAATTGTTTCTTTCATCGTAGGAATTATGATGGGATATATGATAGATTTTACACCCTGAGGTAAAAGATTATCAAAATGATTAAAAAAAGGAACAAAGGAACCTCCTGTATATGGAATTGATATTCAAAAAACAAAAGAAATTACACCAGAATATTTTTTAATTATTGATCGATATATAATGCCTTTATTTTTCTTTTCTTTTCTTTTATTTGTTTTCCCAGAAACAATCTATATTGTAAGTGGACATGTAGATGATCAAGGAGTTATAATTACTAATTTATGAGGTTCTGGATTTGAAAAATATATTGAAATTACAGAATATATTGTTTTTGCAATGGTTATTTTTTTCTTAGTTTATTATTTTATTAGAAAATATTATTTTAAAAAATATTCTGATTATAGATTAAGAGAAAATCAAACAAAAGAGAGATACTGTGGAAAAGGACAAGTTTGTGTAATTGCAAAGCATCATTATAAATCATTAAAAAATGAAATGTATAATGTTTATTATGATTCGTTCGTTGATTCAATGTTTATTATGCTTTGGGTTTTTGTAGGGGTCACAATTTTTACATTTCTTTATGATCCATTTCAAGATGCTTGAAATAGTTTCTTTATGTTGGGTGGAGGAGCAGTAAGTGTTCTAATTGGTGTTCTAATTGGAATGATTCCTGGTTGTGGTCCGCAAATTGCTTTTGCAAACATTTTCTTTCAATCTAATGGGGCAATCAGTAGATCAGCAGTAATGGCTAATTCGATTAATCAAGATGGAGATGCAGAATTTCCTCTTATGACAACTAATAAAAAAACATTTTTTACAATGGGATTATTACATTCAATTCCTGCTCTGATAGTTGGATTCGCATTTCTTCCTTGATATGGCTAG